TATTTCATGAGCACTTTTTAATATTTCCTATCCAAAAattccttcaaaaaataaaaataaaaataaaaataaaaactaatttcataaataattctatcacatacaattatttttacatatttattacatattttactgatataattgattaaaaaaattattttaaattaaaaaaaatgacacaaccaatcacattaatagaagacataaaatatatgtaaaaataactgtataaaaaatttttctaataataataactcatCATATACCTAAACACTAATTTCCAACAAAATCAAAgttcttgaaaaataaaaaatcatggaTTGGTGCAATTTTGACATAAGATTTCATACTTTGAGGGCCATCAAATGATGGATCTCAATTATTAATATGAGCACGCTAGCCTCTTAGTGCTCTATGGTCTAtactaaaaacttaaaaaaaaaataatatttctttgacTAATATTTGGCATAAAAAAAGCAAGAATGTGTCacgaatttaaaaataaataatcatttatgtCAAcaatttgaataaataaataaattaatatagtctTTTTATGGACATGATATTCccctaatttctttttaaaacccTAATAGAAGTACCACTTGGGGTATATaatatcttgaaaaaaaaattctaatatcaAGTTGGTGTGTAAATtacatgtaataaaatatttacgtGCCATAATCTGATTTAAGTGATATAGATGATATGTTCTACATACCGATTTGAGAATATAATAATTCatctaaaaagtaaaaagtcaggttttatataaaaataaataaataaactatgcACTAGAAACTTAtaaaatttagatttaaaataaaataagataaagtgaagaaaataaaatttttaagaaataaacatattggttttatataaataatcatataatatttgagaaaaaaaatagtgaaatagtACTGTTCATACTTTTATTCCTTTTactttatcaaaaattttatatgcagttatttttatatactttatacatattttattaatgtaattgcttgtattattttttaatataaaataattattttgaccaatcatatcagtaaaatgtataaagaatacgtaaaagtaactatatgtagcataattcgttaattaattacttaattatcaTAGCTTTGAactctttataattaaattaataaaacggattaaaaaaaacataagcaatcaaacaaaagcaagatactccaattattatttaatttttcactttgggatataaaataaaatagaatagcaTATAGTTCAAAAAAATTAGATAGGGGACCCATCGCTATCATGCGCCGTGGGAGTCACCATCCCTATCGTCCTTTTAAATAACTCTGTCCAGAAGTTCAcgtaaatccttttttttttttccttttctatttcatttaatttttcccTCTCCCAATTCCTCGGCGACTTTTTCGTACAAACCAACGATCGGAGACTTCGCAGCCGCCGATTTGACCTCCCGCCGGCGCGAAGACTCGCCGGAGAGCTCGCTTTGATTTTACATCTCTTTGGGGGTATTACTCGTTTTTCCTTCTAGTTTGATCTGACTTTCAGATTAGTTTTCGAGAATTTAAGTAAAAAGTTTTGAATCTTATGCTTTGCTGATGCATTTATTCTTTCTATCTGtctcttttaatttaaaaaacgtGAAAATTCAGCACAATGAAATTAACTAGTCGAACCAAGCTCCGAGAAGTGGCGACTTCAGTTATTTTATAAGTTGGATCGTAAAAATTTGAGATTCAGTATTTGAATTTCATCTCCTTTCctgcattttattttcaatcaaaCAGAGCACTCATCGAAGCGGTGATATTATttaacttcttttattttcctcGTTAAATTACTGCTACTTTAAGTAGATTATATGGCAagttctacattttttttttatttatttataaaatgattcaTATAGAGATAATACTTGGAACGCTTATTAAAGTAGTAATTTTTCGTAGATATTGAAACTTCACCGAGAGTGGGTAACGAAGTATGATATCAAATTTAATTCCTTTATGCTCTTATTGATCGGAAGTTAGGAGATCTACAACGTCTTCCATTATTTTGTGACTTATGATTACCATTAACTTTTCAGTTTTCTGCAACTTAACAAAATAAGGATTTGATGGTGCGATATCTCCATGGCATAGCGAGGTTTCTCCCCTTCaacttttgattttttgaatttctGTTGATTTGTGTGAAACCTTTTTACCTAACTGTGGATCGATATAGCAAATTCTTTTTAGAAGTGATGTGGTGGTTTACGTAGTAATTTTGCTTGTAATGATGATTAACCTGACGATGGCCaggagaaaaatattaataatgttggttttttttctgaaaactaattgatggttaatttatattaatagtcGCCTCAATTTTGttcgtttctttttttcttttttattagcTTCCTTCTTTCCCCTTTGCCATCACTAGCTTGGTTCTAGGTTGCTCTCTTatgtgatctctctctctctctctgcattttttatccttttcctttttctcaatGTTGATATTTTCGGAAAAATGGTACTTGCAAAAGCATGTTAGTAATTTTCCCTaattcttatacaaaatctCAAACTTCTCAGCTTCCCTTGATATTTTTTTGATGAGACTGTCTATCGTAATCTTTCTGATTTCTGAGTACTTGACTTTACAGTGAGAACgttcataaataattttggaTTGGCACAAATCTAATTTATTAGaataatgtgaatttgtttatgTGCCACAATTCATATGAGTTGTCTTGTTATCACTATTGACTATgcttaaaaaagtttaaaactgTTTCAACTGGACATCtgcacaagaaaaaataaaatagagaatttGAGAACAGTATTTATGTTTGGTATCCTGAGAACATGCCAGTTCTGATACTTTTGATAGTCGTAACAGGTTAATTTTATCCTTCTAAGGGGAGGAAGCTGTAAAGAAATTTATCCTGGGTGCCCCGATGTGCAGAACTGATGTTATTGGCGGTAGAAGGTGGaggtttcttctcttcttcagcTTCTGGTTATAGCAAGGGCCTGGCCCTCCTTCTCTTGGGTCAGAAGAATGAAGATAAACCCATGAGAGTTTCGCCTTGGAATCAGTACCAGTTGGTGGACCAAGAATCTGATCCTAACCTCCAGCTGGCTTCCACGAAGAACTGGCTTTCCCGTGGGTGCGCTTCCTTCGTCTGCTTTGGTCGCGCTTCCCCAGGGCTTGACACCCCCTCGCCTCTTAAAGTGGGCCCTGCCCAACATCAAGATGTATTGCCAGATCCTCTTACTTCTGACAATGTCAAGGATTGTGCCACTGATACAGATTATGACAATAATGCAAGAAAGGTAGCTCTTAGAAGTAGCTTGAAGAAGCCATCATCAGACAAACCCCCTGTTTCTGTTGAGAACGCTAGTGAATGCGAAGCATTGGGTGAAAATGGTAGTGATATCCCTGGTCATACTGAAAGGAGGAAAGTGCAGTGGACGGATGCGTGTGGGAGTGAGCTTGTTGATATCAGGGAATTTGAGCCCAGGTATGGAAATTCTTGTACTTCTTATTCAGAAAAATGTGATTAATACTcaattatttgcattttaagtACTTTTTGGAGTTCCTCCCGTCTCCCTTTATCTCTCCAATGATGTCTGTGGTCATGGATGTCTCCTAAACATGTTAGGAAGTCTAGGTACGTTAACATTTGTGTCATTGATGTTAAGCTAATAAATTGTTTCTAGGAGTTCTCAGTCACCATTAGTTCTCTGAGCAAGTCATTGATCTTGGCTTCTCAAAATCTTTATTGATATTAGCCACCACGTGAAAAATCTTGTTCCTttcccccaccccaccccaccaACCCCTCCGGGAGATGAGTTACTTGAATGTGTGCGGTTCAGGTTCCCTCTGTTCTGAAAATTATGACTCAGTTTAGAGTGCTATTTGCTACATATGGAGGCAGAGGCCACTGTTTTTTAGCTTATAAATTAAAGCTTTTTTTCACGAATCCCCCAATTTGTCAAGAGCCACCCAAAGTTATTGTCATATTTGAGTTTTTATCTTTCATgcaagatgggaagaagaagaggaagagttGTAGAAATATTGGAAATAAAGGAAATTCGAGAATGATTTGGAGATGGGAAAAACTTCCAAAAGATCATAAACATAAGTTTTGATAGACAAAGAAGTAGGGAGAAAATTGTAGAGATCTGAGACAATTATGAAAGATACGCAGCAGGgtagaagaaaaataatgtgATTGAAATGTTAGATGGTTGCGACTTGAAGCCACATGATAAATGAGCTGGTTAACAGGATGGATCAAAACTCAGTattttttagctatttaaatTAGGAGGTCTGAATATTATTGTCTGGGAAAATGCACTTGGGAAGTAGTTGATACTAAATGCTTCGAAAGGAATGCTAGCATTATGCTATTATCCTTTGCTCTTCATCCTTTATGCTTGCTTGTCCATGTTCTGATGGATGTGCCATATGCTGGGAGCAGAATGATTTTCCCCTATCTTCCATTATATTCTtctctgtttttgtttattCTGGTTCATTCCCTTGATTCCCTTAATCTATAATTCTTTTGCTGAGATGAAAATCTGATCCAATTGCAGTGAAGTGGATGGATCAGATGACGAATTTGACAACGGTAATGAAAGAAATTGTTCATGCGCAATCATGTAGTGCAGCTCTTACCCTATGCGGGCTCAGcttcaatttaaatttaatgatGGATCTGGTAGCAAACCTGGTCTGTTTCCTTCTTTTGCTCAACTTAGTCCCGGGCTAAAGAAAACGCAGGTTTTTTGAGCCGTGTGGAATACAGTCACAAAGCAAGGAGTTTTATCTGTGGTTAATCCGACTGTTAATTTTGTGTCTATATTAGATTGCTGCTGGTTTTAATTTTGGCACTCTTGGTTTCACTTCATTTTGTGTGACTTCATTGTCTATTGTTTTATTCTAATTaatgtattattcttattttttcccCTCCTTATCTTATTAGATTTAGTTTATCTTTACCCATGTGTGATCAATGTAAGATGCTGTGAAGCTTTGGGGCCATTACCCACTGGAAAGTGAAGCCATGAATGACAGGCTTAAATGACTAGTGTGGATCTGGATTTCCTACAATTTGGTTACCCTAATTTTATTAAGAGGGAGCTCGCGGGGTCCATTTACCTCGAGCAGATGGTACTGCACCCCAAGGCTGCCCATGGTCAGACAGCCTAACTGTAGAGGATGTTAATTCAACTTGTGCATATATATAGAAGGGTAAACATTTGATTTTTACTGCAAATAAAACTGCCCAAAATCGTAGTGGATGATGAGAATGGCTTCGGTCCAGTTTCTATGGCATTGAGTCCTTTGAATTTAAAAGTCATCAATCTACATGAACAACAAAGATCATCTCTGAAATTCCTATCAGCTATAGGGGGTCtgcacataaattaatatggatggaataaaaaaaaggcCAATTTTCTGTCAAGAGTGCCTATTTCAAAGCTTCAATGCAATATCAAAATAAACACGGTGAATCATCTAGTGATAGACAGAATAATGGAAGATGGAAACATTTATAGAAGCTGAACATtctaggaaaaataaaacagatgatATGGAGGGCACTAAGTAATATTCTACCTACAAcagaaaatctttttaaaaagaaatgctTAAAGAGCAACATATGCCCCATTTGCGAATTAGAGGAAGAATCCGTTATCCATGCTTTGTGGACGTGTCCTGCAGCAGCTGATGTTTGGGAGGATAGTAGAAGTTAAgtcaaaaaatggaaaaggaaTTATGAAAGCTTTGACATACTATGGGCTGAGATGATTTCAAGATTACCAAAAGAAAGTGTGGAGCATAATTCTGCTGTTCTACACCAGCTGTGGATTAGAAggaataatttcatctttaaaAACCAATTCAAAAGTTCAACGGACGTTTTTGAGGTGGCTATTACTGAATTATCACAATTCCAACAGGTGCACCAAAGAGATACCAGAATATTAGAGAGGGTCCATTATGGGAGAGCTAAGCAATATTGGTTTCCTCTAGTGGGGTCTCGGTTTAAAGTCAATTTTAATGCCGCTTTTGATAAAGAAAATGGAACAATGGGCATTGGAATAATTATAAGAGATAGTGATGGAGCAGTGCATGCAACTCTTACAGCAGCAAAGGATCATATATATTCTGCTAGTCAAGCAGAAGGAAACTCTATGGTGAGAGCAATGAAGTTATGTTTGGAGCTGGACTTGGCTCAAGTTGATTTTGAAAGGGATGCTAAAGTGATAATAAATGCTGTTAATTCCAGATCAGTCAACAACTCATGGCATGGCTAACTTACGGAAGATATCAAGACAAAGTTACAGATTCATTAAAAGTGGAGTCTTAATTTATTCCTAAAATCTGTAATAATGCTGCTTATACAGCAGCTAAATTAGGCTTAACAGTTGAGAACGAGATGATATGGTTAGAAGATGGGCCTTTAGAGGTCATGCGTGCAAGTTCTCTTAACAATAGATGTAATCCTGAagttatatgaataaaaaaaaaagtagagcaTATATTCAATAGGCATGTTGGCCTCACACATCTTTGTTGTGTCTAAAAGGCTTTTAAATCACACTTGTTGCCTCAATCTATTCTTTGACTTTACATCTTTAATAACTAACCGCCTACATTCCACATTGCTGATacaatattttgtgtcttgAATGTGAACAAAAGTCTTGATCTATCCAATACTCCATACTTAATTGGCTCATCGTTTTTTCCCTGAAGAGCAAAATCAACACACTCCTTTATATGGGGAAAAAGTGTAGCTATTGGGTCAACCTCTCATAATAATCTAGAAATGTACATTTCTGCTCAGCACAATATCATAAGAGAAATATATTaactataaagagattatataaaagtaaatttataatggTATGTCTTGAAATTATacatcatattgtaaaattatttttattgtaaaataaatctaacagatTACATGAAATCATGTTggttaagttatttttatataaggaAAATGCTTGTGTGCCCTCTTCCGGTACCCCCTCAAACTGACTGCTggtcacaaaaattatttttaaaattttttttacttaatgattaatgaagtaattttaagtatattgttttttttatattttttaaaaatatttaaatatattaaaaaaatttgaaaaaaaaaagaaaaagaaaaaaagtgtgCATGCGATCAAAATGAGTGGTGCACTTTGAGCGGCAGAGTAGCACCGCTCTATATATAATCACTTGTACCTATTGCACTTCTTATCACTAAAAGCAAACCAAAATGATCCATAACTCTTTGGAGGACTGTCAAACTAACCATTATCATGGTAATTCTTTTAATTGCATGGAACTAAAACATTCATTTAGCACAGTTTCTCGATTTTAAGAGATAAAAAGCCTTATGAAGAAGTTTGGAACGAAAAAGTTATGCTTTTCAAcgtttttgaaaaatttcacaAACCAAGGTTCCTTTCAGAGTGAAAAAAAAGGGCAATGGCAATTTCTTTTTTGGACACTTCATCCCAACTTGACACGTTGCTTTCCAATATACAAGTACAAATAACTTACTAGCCATCT
This is a stretch of genomic DNA from Carya illinoinensis cultivar Pawnee chromosome 15, C.illinoinensisPawnee_v1, whole genome shotgun sequence. It encodes these proteins:
- the LOC122297457 gene encoding uncharacterized protein LOC122297457; the protein is MLLAVEGGGFFSSSASGYSKGLALLLLGQKNEDKPMRVSPWNQYQLVDQESDPNLQLASTKNWLSRGCASFVCFGRASPGLDTPSPLKVGPAQHQDVLPDPLTSDNVKDCATDTDYDNNARKVALRSSLKKPSSDKPPVSVENASECEALGENGSDIPGHTERRKVQWTDACGSELVDIREFEPSEVDGSDDEFDNGNERNCSCAIM